From Vicinamibacterales bacterium, one genomic window encodes:
- a CDS encoding TonB-dependent receptor, producing the protein MARRAVFYGLMLSLLAVLPAAAQGLTGALIGVVKDPHGGVIRGAEVRVSSDALIGGPHRQLTNEKGQFRFPALPPGTFRLEVSFKGFAPRREEGILVASGATIERVSLLEPAGVAEAVVVDGGVSRIDARDPGFGTRFGPEDLRAIPSRRASMFDALRNTPGISPTSPSSGTATTISAFGSGANENQFLIDGTNTTCPCNGVARSEPGVDFIQEIQVQSVGASAEFGNVQGAVINVITRQGSERFAYDASYYGQPSNLTAQPVTLAYDNGRRRSGYERARYRDLTTNLGGPAIRNRLWFFAGYQYLRDYDSQPATDPLTPRKYEQNKVFAKLTWSFGPAWRVEQTFHEEFWQNPDQPRVDRPIETTARQNARVPAATYAHVTHTVSPRTVWDARVGRFDYLARQPPYTGDTSTANRVDAVTNVQSGGPASFGGLVLIRTVGKATLNHYRTSLGRADHAFKVGAQLERGEHHTAQVIPTGVRYRDSNGPLSATYAEPSNTGAAFLTLGLFATDAVTVGERLTVNIGVRYDRSRAFSQDLPRVDLTGRETNEIVAGLGTLYVWNILSPRMGATLRLDRSGRTILRASYGRFAQGVLTGELGGFHPGSTRTVTKAYVPADGGYTRETLVVDTANQVLNRDLRAPRTDEYGIGVDREMAPRLQAAVAYIRKSGAHYIGWQDIGGIYQLRPHRLADGRTIDVYERQNGVADQRFLLTNPPGWSMTYNGLVTAIEKRRANGWQAFGSYTFSRSSGLQAGSGASASAQQVSSIAPPPAPGGLSFGRDPNDLTNARGILANDRPHVFRLMGAADVPRTGLVLAANLQHLTGKPWAASAQVSAPQSPNLRILLEPRGTRRLSSQTLLDLRMSRRFALGQGRGIELLLDVLNALNESAEESIVADVQTSETVKLNPTFGQPNAFVDPRRVMLGVRLNLGKP; encoded by the coding sequence GTGGCGCGCCGTGCTGTTTTCTACGGACTGATGCTGTCGCTGCTCGCGGTGCTGCCGGCGGCGGCGCAGGGACTCACCGGCGCCTTGATCGGCGTGGTCAAGGATCCGCACGGCGGCGTGATCCGCGGCGCCGAAGTGCGCGTGAGCTCCGATGCGCTGATCGGCGGTCCACACCGCCAGCTCACCAACGAAAAGGGACAGTTTCGCTTTCCCGCGCTGCCGCCGGGCACCTTCAGGCTCGAGGTGTCGTTCAAGGGCTTCGCGCCGCGGCGCGAGGAAGGCATCCTCGTAGCCTCGGGTGCGACCATCGAGCGCGTGAGCCTGCTCGAGCCGGCCGGCGTCGCCGAGGCGGTGGTCGTCGACGGCGGCGTCTCGCGGATCGACGCGCGCGATCCCGGCTTCGGCACGCGATTCGGCCCCGAGGATCTTCGCGCGATCCCCAGCCGCCGCGCCAGCATGTTCGACGCGCTGCGCAACACGCCCGGCATCTCGCCGACGTCGCCATCGAGCGGAACCGCGACGACCATCTCGGCGTTCGGGTCGGGCGCCAACGAGAACCAGTTCCTCATCGACGGCACCAACACGACATGCCCGTGCAACGGCGTCGCGCGGTCCGAGCCCGGTGTCGATTTCATCCAGGAGATCCAGGTGCAGTCGGTCGGCGCCTCCGCGGAGTTCGGCAACGTGCAGGGCGCGGTCATCAACGTGATCACCCGCCAGGGCAGCGAGCGGTTCGCCTACGACGCGTCCTACTACGGGCAGCCGTCCAATCTCACCGCGCAGCCGGTCACGCTCGCCTACGACAACGGGCGGCGCCGGAGCGGATACGAACGCGCGCGGTACCGGGATCTCACGACCAATCTCGGCGGCCCCGCGATCCGCAACCGCCTGTGGTTCTTCGCCGGATACCAGTACCTCCGCGACTACGACAGCCAGCCCGCGACCGATCCGCTGACGCCGCGGAAGTACGAGCAGAACAAGGTCTTCGCCAAGCTCACCTGGAGCTTCGGACCGGCGTGGCGCGTCGAGCAGACGTTCCACGAGGAGTTCTGGCAGAACCCGGATCAGCCGCGGGTCGATCGGCCGATCGAGACGACGGCGCGGCAGAACGCGCGGGTCCCGGCCGCGACCTACGCCCACGTCACGCACACCGTCTCGCCGCGCACCGTCTGGGACGCGCGCGTCGGCCGGTTCGACTATCTCGCCAGGCAGCCGCCGTACACGGGAGACACGTCGACGGCCAACCGTGTCGATGCGGTGACGAACGTCCAGAGCGGCGGGCCGGCCAGCTTCGGCGGTCTGGTCCTGATTCGCACCGTCGGCAAGGCGACGCTGAACCACTATCGCACCAGCCTCGGGCGCGCGGATCATGCCTTCAAAGTGGGCGCGCAGCTCGAGCGCGGCGAGCACCACACGGCGCAGGTCATCCCCACGGGTGTGCGCTACAGAGACAGCAACGGTCCGCTGAGCGCGACCTACGCCGAGCCCTCGAATACGGGGGCCGCGTTCCTCACCCTCGGACTGTTCGCGACCGACGCCGTCACCGTCGGCGAGCGGCTGACGGTGAACATCGGCGTGCGCTACGACCGCAGCCGCGCCTTCAGCCAGGACCTGCCGCGCGTGGATCTCACCGGCCGTGAGACCAACGAGATCGTGGCCGGCCTCGGCACGCTGTACGTGTGGAACATCCTGTCACCGCGCATGGGTGCGACGCTGCGCCTGGATCGCAGCGGCCGGACGATCCTGCGCGCCAGTTACGGGCGTTTCGCGCAAGGCGTGCTCACCGGCGAGCTGGGCGGCTTCCATCCGGGCTCGACCCGGACGGTGACGAAGGCGTACGTCCCGGCGGACGGCGGCTACACGAGAGAGACGCTTGTCGTCGACACGGCCAACCAGGTGCTCAATCGCGACCTTCGCGCGCCGCGCACCGACGAGTACGGCATCGGCGTCGATCGCGAGATGGCGCCGCGGCTGCAGGCGGCGGTCGCCTACATTCGCAAGTCCGGCGCGCACTACATCGGCTGGCAGGACATCGGCGGCATCTATCAGCTGCGTCCGCACAGGCTGGCGGACGGGCGGACGATCGACGTGTACGAGCGGCAGAATGGCGTCGCGGACCAGCGGTTCCTGTTGACCAATCCGCCGGGCTGGTCGATGACCTACAACGGGCTCGTCACCGCGATCGAGAAGCGGCGCGCCAACGGCTGGCAGGCGTTCGGTTCGTACACGTTTTCCCGTTCGTCGGGCCTGCAGGCCGGCTCCGGCGCAAGCGCGTCGGCGCAGCAGGTCAGCTCGATTGCGCCGCCGCCGGCGCCCGGCGGACTGTCGTTCGGCCGCGATCCCAACGATCTCACCAACGCGCGCGGGATCCTCGCGAACGACCGGCCGCACGTCTTCCGCCTGATGGGCGCCGCCGACGTCCCGCGCACCGGACTGGTGCTCGCCGCCAACCTGCAGCACCTCACCGGCAAGCCGTGGGCGGCGTCGGCGCAGGTCTCGGCGCCGCAGAGCCCCAACCTGAGGATCCTGCTCGAACCGCGCGGCACACGGCGGCTCTCGTCACAGACCCTGCTCGACCTGCGTATGTCGCGGCGCTTCGCGCTCGGTCAGGGGCGCGGCATCGAGCTGCTCCTGGACGTGCTCAACGCGCTGAACGAGTCGGCCGAAGAGAGCATCGTGGCCGACGTGCAGACGTCCGAGACGGTGAAGCTGAATCCCACCTTCGGGCAGCCGAACGCCTTCGTGGACCCGCGCCGGGTGATGCTCGGCGTGCGCCTCAATCTGGGAAAACCCTGA
- a CDS encoding M14 family zinc carboxypeptidase produces the protein MTSSSVRAGSALRRFVLPTALAALLVTFASAQQQAIQTPEEYFGFRMGTDNKLARWDRIVQYFQQISAGSDRVRYRELGKSTNGNPFVALEIASADTLKSLDRYKQLQRKLYFQGGAPSDAERDEIFQQGKAVVVVTTTIHATEIGASQMVVELVHRLATENSPAVKKILDNVIFVLVPSLNPDGQIMVTDWFNKNLDTPFANSQIPYLYHPYVGHDNNRDMYMFTQKESQLTAKLLWQDWFPAVWLDEHQQGSGGARIFVMPATDPINPNVHPLIYRWNGILGQSQAAALEAAGKEGIIYNSTYTNFWQGAMAWSGWWHNQVGLLTEVASVRVAAPTEQQRAVPGTPAGSAQGGGAPGGRGGAATGSGRGGRGDGGGMLPPPNDVNPRTEYPRPWMGGRWTLRDIVDYELIATMGLLDTLADRREALLRQIYEVNRVTVENGRKGDPAAIVIPFESQHDPQEAAVLVDKLQMAGVEVYRADAPFEADGQQHPAGTFVVPMAQVFARYAKDILERQTYPEVRRSPTSPPEPPYDVTAWSLGMLLGVDHVVVRRPLAEGVKLTRLTAAPKLEGRVTGTASARQPYVFDYRGPLAARAMNRLLKDGARLALEPAADARPARVWVLSANRKSIDAVAADLGMRIGTAEGSAPAGALPIKAPRVGMYSPWTGGNMDEGWTRWVLEQYEFGLTTLHNAEFRAGKLREKFDVIILPDQSPNGIVNGANGPAIRPEYRGGIGDEGIAAIREFIARGGTLVTLGAASDLAIERLGVPLKNLKSGLSRDQHFAPGTILRIEVDTANPIGYGMKGQTTGFYNNSPFFSQVEGFASQRLQVVARYPNSDVVASGWLRGEELMAGRAAVVTADMNPGRIVLFGLRPQHRAQTHATFPMLFNALYLSTADARTGS, from the coding sequence ATGACCAGTAGCAGCGTTCGCGCGGGTTCCGCGCTCCGCCGGTTCGTCCTCCCCACGGCGCTCGCCGCGCTGTTGGTCACGTTCGCCAGCGCGCAGCAGCAGGCCATCCAGACGCCGGAGGAGTACTTCGGCTTCCGCATGGGGACGGACAACAAGCTGGCGCGGTGGGACAGGATCGTCCAGTACTTCCAGCAGATCTCCGCCGGCTCCGACCGCGTGCGCTACCGCGAGCTGGGCAAGTCGACCAACGGCAACCCGTTCGTCGCGCTCGAGATCGCGAGCGCCGACACGCTGAAGAGCCTGGACCGCTACAAACAGCTCCAGCGCAAGCTCTATTTCCAGGGGGGCGCGCCGAGCGACGCCGAGCGGGACGAGATCTTCCAGCAGGGCAAGGCGGTCGTCGTGGTGACGACGACGATTCACGCGACCGAGATTGGCGCCTCGCAGATGGTGGTCGAGCTCGTGCACCGGCTGGCGACGGAGAACTCGCCGGCGGTGAAGAAGATCCTCGACAACGTCATCTTCGTGCTGGTGCCCAGCCTGAACCCGGACGGCCAGATCATGGTGACCGACTGGTTCAACAAGAACCTCGACACGCCGTTCGCCAACAGCCAGATTCCGTATCTCTACCACCCCTACGTCGGCCACGACAACAACCGCGACATGTACATGTTCACGCAGAAGGAGAGCCAGCTCACGGCGAAGCTGCTGTGGCAGGACTGGTTCCCCGCGGTGTGGCTCGACGAGCACCAGCAGGGCAGCGGCGGCGCGCGGATCTTCGTGATGCCGGCGACCGACCCGATCAATCCGAACGTCCACCCGCTGATCTACCGCTGGAACGGCATCCTCGGACAGTCGCAGGCGGCGGCGCTCGAGGCGGCGGGCAAGGAAGGGATCATCTACAACTCGACGTACACGAACTTCTGGCAGGGAGCGATGGCGTGGAGCGGCTGGTGGCACAACCAGGTCGGCCTGCTCACGGAGGTGGCGAGCGTGCGCGTGGCCGCGCCCACCGAACAGCAGCGCGCCGTGCCGGGCACTCCGGCAGGCTCGGCGCAGGGGGGCGGAGCGCCAGGCGGCCGGGGCGGCGCCGCGACGGGCTCGGGGCGAGGCGGACGCGGGGACGGCGGCGGGATGCTGCCGCCGCCCAACGACGTCAATCCCCGCACCGAGTATCCCCGCCCGTGGATGGGCGGCCGGTGGACCCTGCGCGACATCGTCGATTACGAGCTGATCGCGACGATGGGGCTGCTCGATACGCTGGCGGATCGGCGTGAAGCGCTGCTGCGCCAGATCTACGAAGTGAACCGCGTCACCGTCGAGAACGGGCGCAAGGGGGATCCGGCGGCGATCGTGATTCCGTTCGAGTCGCAGCACGACCCGCAGGAAGCGGCCGTCCTCGTCGACAAGCTGCAGATGGCCGGCGTGGAGGTCTATCGGGCCGACGCGCCGTTCGAGGCGGACGGCCAGCAGCATCCGGCAGGCACCTTCGTGGTGCCGATGGCGCAGGTTTTCGCGCGCTACGCCAAGGACATTCTCGAACGGCAGACCTATCCCGAAGTCCGGCGCTCGCCGACCTCGCCCCCCGAACCGCCGTACGACGTCACGGCGTGGTCGCTCGGCATGCTGCTCGGCGTCGATCACGTCGTCGTCCGGCGTCCGCTGGCGGAGGGAGTGAAGCTGACCAGGCTCACGGCGGCGCCGAAGCTCGAAGGACGCGTGACCGGCACGGCGTCGGCGCGGCAGCCGTACGTGTTCGACTATCGCGGACCGCTTGCGGCACGGGCGATGAACCGTCTGCTGAAGGACGGCGCACGCCTCGCGCTCGAGCCCGCGGCGGATGCCCGTCCGGCGCGGGTGTGGGTGCTGAGCGCGAACCGCAAGTCCATCGATGCCGTCGCCGCCGATCTGGGGATGCGTATCGGCACCGCGGAGGGGAGCGCGCCGGCCGGCGCACTCCCGATCAAGGCGCCGCGCGTCGGCATGTACTCACCCTGGACCGGCGGCAACATGGACGAAGGGTGGACGCGCTGGGTCCTGGAGCAGTACGAGTTCGGCCTGACGACGCTGCACAACGCCGAGTTCCGCGCCGGCAAGCTGCGCGAGAAGTTCGATGTGATCATCCTGCCGGATCAGAGCCCCAACGGGATCGTGAACGGGGCGAACGGTCCGGCGATCCGTCCGGAGTATCGCGGCGGCATCGGCGACGAGGGGATCGCGGCGATCCGCGAGTTCATCGCCCGCGGCGGGACGCTGGTCACGCTCGGCGCGGCGTCGGATCTGGCGATCGAACGCCTGGGCGTTCCGCTGAAGAACCTGAAGTCCGGGCTGTCGCGGGACCAGCACTTCGCGCCCGGGACCATCCTGCGCATCGAAGTCGACACGGCAAACCCGATCGGCTACGGCATGAAGGGACAGACGACCGGGTTCTACAACAACAGTCCGTTCTTCAGCCAGGTCGAAGGGTTCGCCTCGCAGCGGCTGCAGGTGGTCGCACGGTATCCGAATTCCGACGTGGTCGCGTCAGGCTGGCTGCGGGGGGAAGAGCTGATGGCCGGACGCGCCGCGGTGGTCACGGCGGACATGAATCCGGGCCGGATCGTGCTGTTCGGCCTGCGGCCGCAGCACCGCGCGCAGACCCACGCCACGTTTCCGATGCTGTTCAACGCGCTCTATCTGTCGACGGCGGACGCGCGGACCGGTTCGTGA
- the nadE gene encoding NAD(+) synthase encodes MKNGTDAIVEWLRQRLALSAARGFVFGLSGGIDSAVVSRLCQLASPGNVVGVLMPCHSDPRDESDARLVADHFEIPTIRVDLAPAYDHFTGTLQQAVKTLPHELMPDAAHQSEDLKARLPLANVKPRLRMTTLYFVANTLNYMVAGTGNRSELSIGYFTKYGDGGVDLLPIGNLLKSEVRAAARALGVPEPVIDKAPSAGLWLGQTDEAEMGFSYAELEDYLTRGPQTVSPALAMRIDRLMRSSEHKRALAPAPGGSDDQ; translated from the coding sequence ATGAAGAACGGGACGGACGCCATTGTCGAATGGCTGCGGCAGCGCCTCGCGCTGTCCGCGGCGCGCGGTTTCGTGTTCGGGCTGAGCGGCGGCATCGATTCCGCGGTCGTGTCGCGCCTGTGCCAGCTCGCCTCCCCGGGCAACGTCGTCGGCGTGCTGATGCCGTGCCACAGCGACCCGCGCGACGAGAGCGACGCGCGCCTGGTCGCCGATCATTTCGAGATTCCCACCATCCGCGTCGACCTGGCGCCGGCCTACGATCACTTCACCGGCACGCTCCAGCAGGCGGTGAAGACGCTCCCCCACGAACTGATGCCGGACGCCGCGCACCAGTCCGAGGACCTGAAGGCCAGGCTGCCGCTCGCGAACGTGAAGCCGCGCCTGCGCATGACGACGCTCTACTTCGTGGCCAACACGCTGAACTACATGGTGGCGGGCACCGGCAACCGCAGCGAGCTGTCGATCGGCTACTTCACGAAGTACGGCGACGGCGGCGTCGACCTGCTGCCGATCGGCAACCTGCTGAAGAGCGAGGTCCGCGCCGCGGCGCGCGCGCTCGGCGTGCCCGAGCCGGTCATCGACAAGGCGCCGAGCGCCGGCCTCTGGCTCGGGCAGACCGACGAGGCGGAGATGGGCTTCTCCTACGCCGAGCTGGAGGACTACCTGACCAGGGGGCCGCAGACGGTGTCCCCGGCGCTGGCGATGCGAATCGATCGCCTGATGCGGAGCAGCGAGCACAAGCGCGCGCTCGCCCCCGCGCCCGGAGGCAGTGATGACCAGTAG
- a CDS encoding DinB family protein — MESHHELIARTRQSYREAHERFVKRLREAADDAVHRQPPDGGWSAAQIGWHVATVDGQFADIVSGARPVAQPLADGAAERPWSEVVAGMPQKIEAGKRVQPPGDVRRDAVLDLLAESAARLDAALAALDEPRGATCAITHPALGTITLRQFGEWATAHTIRHNAQAKRVLGS; from the coding sequence GTGGAGAGTCACCACGAGTTGATCGCGCGGACGCGGCAGTCGTACCGCGAGGCGCACGAGCGGTTCGTCAAGCGCCTGCGCGAGGCGGCCGACGATGCGGTGCACCGGCAGCCGCCGGATGGCGGCTGGTCGGCCGCGCAGATCGGGTGGCACGTCGCGACGGTCGACGGCCAGTTCGCGGACATCGTCTCGGGCGCCCGGCCCGTGGCACAGCCGCTGGCCGACGGCGCGGCCGAGAGGCCGTGGAGCGAGGTCGTCGCCGGCATGCCGCAGAAGATCGAGGCCGGCAAGCGGGTGCAGCCCCCGGGCGACGTCCGCCGGGACGCCGTGCTCGACCTGCTGGCCGAATCAGCCGCGAGACTGGACGCGGCGCTCGCCGCGCTCGACGAGCCGCGCGGCGCCACCTGCGCGATCACGCATCCGGCGCTCGGCACGATCACCCTGCGGCAGTTCGGCGAATGGGCGACCGCTCACACCATCCGCCACAACGCGCAGGCGAAGCGCGTGCTCGGATCGTGA
- a CDS encoding HD domain-containing phosphohydrolase — protein MTTHLRTARILVVDDEDANVEILRRVLRRAGFASVDTTTDSRQVAPLYLKHRHDLILLDLHMPHMDGLEVMDQLNEIASASYLPILILSGDLTPEARRDALSRGAKDFVNKPFQQDELLLRIRTLLETRLLYVRIQRQNRQLEDAVRERTRELVESQIEMIERLAIAAEYRDDNTGQHTQRVGQMSALVARQLGLPDAQVSLIARAAPLHDVGKIGVPDTILMKMGKLTAAEFEIVKQHTTIGARILSGGKFPLLRLAEEIAQFHHERWDGHGYAGMRGADVPLAGRIVAVADVFDALTQQRPYKPAWPVAEAIAEIDRQRERQFDAAVVDAFLRVIQSSPGTLPKNFT, from the coding sequence ATGACGACCCACCTCCGCACCGCCCGAATCCTCGTCGTCGACGACGAGGACGCCAACGTCGAGATCCTCCGGCGGGTGCTGCGCCGCGCCGGGTTCGCCAGCGTCGACACCACGACCGATTCGCGGCAGGTCGCCCCGCTGTACCTGAAGCATCGCCACGATCTGATCCTGCTCGACCTGCACATGCCGCACATGGACGGCCTCGAGGTGATGGATCAGCTCAACGAGATCGCCTCCGCGTCCTACCTGCCCATCCTGATCCTCTCGGGCGACCTGACGCCGGAGGCGCGGCGCGACGCGCTGTCGCGCGGCGCGAAGGACTTCGTCAACAAGCCGTTCCAGCAGGACGAGCTCCTGCTGCGGATCCGCACGCTGCTCGAGACCCGCCTGCTCTACGTCCGGATCCAGCGGCAGAACCGGCAGCTCGAGGACGCGGTCCGCGAGCGCACCCGCGAGCTGGTCGAATCGCAGATCGAGATGATCGAGCGGCTGGCGATCGCCGCCGAGTACCGCGACGACAACACCGGCCAGCACACGCAGCGCGTCGGGCAGATGTCGGCGCTCGTCGCGCGCCAGCTCGGCCTGCCCGACGCGCAGGTGTCGCTGATCGCGCGCGCCGCGCCGCTGCACGACGTCGGCAAGATCGGCGTCCCCGACACGATCCTGATGAAGATGGGGAAGCTGACCGCGGCCGAGTTCGAGATCGTCAAACAGCACACGACGATCGGCGCGCGGATCCTGTCCGGCGGGAAGTTTCCGCTGCTGCGGCTGGCGGAGGAGATCGCGCAGTTCCACCATGAGCGCTGGGACGGCCACGGCTACGCCGGCATGCGCGGCGCCGATGTGCCGCTCGCCGGACGCATCGTCGCGGTGGCGGACGTCTTCGACGCGCTGACGCAGCAGCGGCCGTACAAGCCGGCGTGGCCGGTCGCCGAAGCGATCGCCGAGATCGATCGTCAGCGCGAGCGGCAGTTCGACGCCGCGGTGGTCGACGCCTTCCTCCGCGTCATCCAGTCCTCCCCGGGCACGCTGCCGAAAAACTTCACCTGA
- a CDS encoding ABC transporter permease: MSDRIPPLAVRLLSRRLPPEWQDFILGDLEEEFRARAASAPAAARRWLWGQVLRCLITPPAPSRPASRSRPGPRGDSFMRTLLSDARHALRVFTRTPSYAVAVVAVLALGIGANTAIFSIVNAVLLRPLPFEAPGRLVRLFHIPPQATFPGMATFSLSPANFLDWQRESRSFEAMAAYSFRQLTLTGAGNAEALRVAVVGPEFFRIVRTQPALGRTFLPEEHEPERSRVLVVSDGFWRSHLGGARDAVGRTLTFDGQAFTVVGVMPPQFSVRAWGATTVPMWRPLAWTGKERAVRENHNYQAIGRLADGVSLGAAKAELEVISKRLERQYPADNAGWGGTAIPLQELLVGDVRTSLWILLGAVALVLLIACANVGNLILARSMGRQKELAIRAALGAGRRRVFQHLIVESLVLALAGGALGLFLAGWAISTGRTMLEDQVPRAGEASLDVRVLLFVAGASLLTGVLAGAIPALRAGRTDLNDTLKEGGRSDASGAGSFTRRVLIVAEVALSLMLLMGAGVMLRSLHNLRNVDAGFNPRGVLKVEITLPDARYKEPAQIRGFFDALLERVRALPGVVSAGMIDTLPATGGGSVQPIVVEGRPELKPSEQPTVSVRFGGGGYIKTMEIPLLAGRDFIAADAEAMLISASAAKLLWGDADPLGKRVTLPLISRELKIEVIGIVGDVREQLSEQAPPTVYYYKRDLPFGQTAVAIRSAGDPLLLARPVIAAVRAMDRDLPVQEVRTMDQVIEETLVAERFRALLLQIFAGAALALASVGIYSVLSYLVRGRRREIGIRTALGARTGDVVRMVVIEGLKPALLGIALGAAGALLAARLLEKMVFGVTATDPLTLTAVAFTLLAVSVAASLVPAWRASKLDPLIVLRDS, encoded by the coding sequence CGCCGGCCGCGGCGCGCCGCTGGCTGTGGGGCCAGGTGCTTCGCTGCCTGATAACGCCGCCCGCGCCCTCGCGTCCCGCATCCCGTTCCCGTCCTGGTCCCCGCGGAGATTCATTCATGCGCACGCTTCTCTCCGATGCGCGCCACGCGCTTCGGGTGTTCACTCGCACGCCGTCGTACGCCGTCGCCGTCGTCGCCGTTCTCGCCCTCGGCATCGGCGCCAACACGGCCATCTTCAGCATCGTCAACGCGGTGCTGCTGCGGCCGCTGCCGTTCGAGGCGCCCGGCCGGCTGGTCCGCCTGTTTCACATTCCGCCGCAGGCGACGTTTCCCGGCATGGCGACGTTCTCGCTGTCGCCGGCGAACTTCCTCGACTGGCAGCGGGAGAGCAGGTCGTTCGAGGCGATGGCGGCGTACAGCTTCCGCCAGCTGACGCTGACCGGCGCCGGCAACGCCGAAGCGCTGCGCGTCGCGGTGGTCGGACCGGAGTTCTTCAGGATCGTCCGGACGCAGCCGGCGCTGGGGCGCACGTTCCTGCCGGAGGAGCACGAGCCGGAGCGCTCGCGCGTGCTCGTCGTGAGCGACGGCTTCTGGCGCAGCCATCTCGGCGGAGCGCGCGACGCCGTCGGCCGCACGCTGACCTTCGACGGGCAGGCCTTCACGGTGGTCGGGGTGATGCCGCCGCAGTTCTCGGTGCGCGCGTGGGGCGCGACCACGGTGCCGATGTGGCGGCCGCTGGCGTGGACCGGCAAGGAGCGCGCGGTTCGCGAGAACCACAACTACCAGGCGATCGGCCGGCTGGCAGACGGCGTGTCGCTCGGCGCGGCGAAGGCGGAGCTGGAGGTGATCTCGAAGCGCCTCGAACGGCAGTATCCGGCCGACAACGCCGGCTGGGGCGGGACGGCGATCCCGCTGCAGGAACTGCTGGTCGGCGACGTGCGGACGTCCCTCTGGATTCTGCTCGGCGCCGTCGCGCTGGTGCTGCTCATCGCGTGCGCGAACGTCGGCAACCTGATCCTCGCCCGGTCGATGGGCCGGCAGAAGGAGCTCGCCATCCGCGCCGCGCTCGGCGCCGGGCGGCGCCGCGTCTTCCAGCACCTGATCGTGGAATCGCTGGTGCTGGCACTGGCGGGCGGCGCGCTCGGCCTGTTCCTCGCCGGCTGGGCGATCTCGACGGGACGGACGATGCTCGAGGACCAGGTGCCGCGCGCCGGCGAGGCGTCGCTCGACGTGCGCGTCCTGCTGTTCGTCGCCGGCGCCTCGCTGCTGACCGGGGTGCTCGCCGGCGCGATCCCGGCGCTCCGCGCCGGCCGCACCGATCTGAACGACACGCTGAAGGAAGGCGGGCGGAGCGACGCCTCCGGCGCCGGCTCGTTCACGCGGCGCGTCCTCATCGTCGCCGAAGTGGCGCTCTCGCTGATGCTGCTGATGGGGGCCGGCGTGATGCTGCGCAGCCTGCACAACCTGAGGAACGTCGACGCCGGCTTCAATCCGCGCGGCGTCCTCAAGGTCGAGATCACCCTGCCGGACGCGCGCTACAAGGAACCGGCGCAGATCCGCGGCTTCTTCGACGCGCTGCTCGAGCGGGTGCGCGCGCTTCCCGGCGTGGTGAGCGCCGGCATGATCGACACCCTGCCCGCCACCGGCGGCGGATCGGTGCAGCCGATCGTCGTCGAGGGACGTCCCGAGCTGAAGCCGAGCGAACAGCCGACGGTGTCGGTGCGCTTCGGCGGCGGCGGCTACATCAAGACGATGGAGATTCCGCTGCTCGCGGGGCGGGATTTCATCGCCGCCGACGCCGAAGCGATGCTGATCAGCGCCTCGGCGGCGAAGCTGCTGTGGGGGGACGCCGATCCGCTCGGCAAGCGGGTGACGCTGCCGCTGATCTCGCGCGAGCTGAAGATCGAGGTGATCGGCATCGTCGGCGACGTGCGCGAGCAGCTCTCGGAGCAGGCGCCGCCGACGGTCTACTACTACAAGCGCGACCTGCCGTTCGGGCAGACCGCGGTCGCGATCCGCAGCGCGGGCGATCCGCTGCTGCTGGCGCGTCCGGTGATCGCGGCGGTGCGGGCGATGGATCGCGACCTGCCGGTGCAGGAGGTCCGCACCATGGATCAGGTCATCGAGGAGACGCTCGTGGCCGAGCGGTTCCGCGCGCTGCTGCTGCAGATTTTCGCCGGCGCGGCGCTGGCGCTCGCGTCCGTCGGCATCTACAGCGTGCTGTCGTACCTGGTGCGCGGCCGGCGGCGCGAGATCGGGATCCGCACCGCGCTCGGCGCGCGCACCGGCGACGTCGTCCGGATGGTGGTGATCGAGGGGCTCAAGCCCGCGCTGCTCGGCATCGCGCTCGGCGCCGCCGGCGCGCTGCTCGCCGCGCGGCTGCTCGAAAAGATGGTGTTCGGCGTGACGGCAACCGATCCGCTGACGCTCACGGCGGTCGCGTTCACGCTGCTCGCGGTCTCGGTCGCGGCCAGCCTGGTCCCGGCGTGGCGGGCGTCGAAGCTCGATCCGCTGATCGTGCTGCGCGACAGCTAG